GCCACATACTAATTTTTATAGCTCGTGTTATGAGATTAATTTGGGGGGCCAATATACAAATGCGTACGAGTTTTTTGGTCCAGCATTTGAATTATTGAGGTCGAATCTATGAAACTTTGTGCTCCGAAAAAGCTCGATGCAGAAGTTATAAAATTTGGTGCAAGATATGAAAATTCAATATTTATAGTAGACGTACTTGTCTAACCGTTTCGTTTTGTGGTTGTAAACCAGGCCAGGACTGATGCTTCTTTATCCCTTGTAAGTTGAAATTATTCGatcaattttctttatttgtcaGATTTACGACTcgtaaaaaaaagggaaaagaaattatTGCACGACTAAAATAGCTAGGTATGAAATGAATCAAACAGATACGCGTCAATGCGAGCCATCGAGAGCCCTACAACACTAGATGATCAACAATGGCTAACCTACTGGGTTCTCTACTCACTCATAACACTCTTCGAGCTATCCTGTTGGCAGGTCCTCCAATGGTAAGTAATCGTCTCTGATTTTTCGTATCCAAAGTATATTTAATATTATGCTAAATTAATCAAATTAATAACGTTTAAAATGTTGTgctagtattatttttttctggacgaaaaaaaagaatggatcaGTAAGCTAAACACACGTGTACATGCCACTACGCAATGAACAATGAAGAAAACAACCCAATCAGAGAAGACATAAACATTTTTTCAGTTGACTCTCCAATTGTGTAACTTTTAACGGATAACACTAGTTTTCATTATTTATCGGACGAAGAAAGATTGTACAAACTACAATGGCTACCTAAAACATGTAGTTGTATCCTAGGGTTTACATGATCACTAATTACCGCAATACCCATGTTTAAGTTTCTCCAGATACGCGAAACCCCGACACAGTCAGCGAACTAGCAATCTGAAATAGCACCACGCTTTACATATCAAATGTCGTTGGAGTCATAGTGTATTCTATATTTACGAACCCAAGTTACGGTGTTACCCAATATATGACAACTTATGAATTGTTTTGTTGCGCGTGGCAGTATTACTGTTTCGAAACTTGatgattttttctcttttttttttggtcatccAATTTTCTTGAATGACATGCATGCAGGCTGCCGTTTTGGCCATACGTGAAGCTGGTGTTCTGCATGTGGTTGGTGTTACCGTTCTTCAATGGGGCAGCTTACATATACGCAAACATTGTAAGAAAGTATATCAAAGTTGGAAGCCACGTGAGCTCAAATCACCCTGAGAGCCAGAGGAAAGTCCTTCAGATGATGAGCCTCGACGCCAGGAAATCCGTGGAGAAGTACATTGAAAAATATGGAGAAGATGCCTTTGACCGAGTAGTTAAAGCGGTAAGCATCCTAGTAATAGAGTTGTGTCAGCAATCGTGTCCAGAAAagtgtgttcctagactttttgcATTTATAGTACCTCTCTCACAAAATTATTTCTAGTACTTCCCCGTGACGCCACAACCACATTTTGAGCTTCATCAATGCGTGGTGATGGACAAGTCTGATCAGGCACCACATAgctactcctctctctctctctctctctctctctctctctccacgtacGAAAACGCGACATGCTAATTTCATGTATTACTGGAGTTGTTTTGCAGGCTgaaaaagaagcaaagaaacATTGAGGAGGGAGACTGAGCTGAATCTTTGGACTGGATAATACCGGCCTTGTGCATTAATTAACTTGtaacgaaaaagaaaacaacGATATGGCAGCTGGACTAGGGAGAatgatacatacatacatgcaaACATTTTAGATACCGACAACATATATGTGTGTAGTTGTTCCTTAATTGTACTATGATATACTAGAATCTTTTGACGTGTAAGCCAAGGTACGTAGCTAGCTGAATTACTGAGCCGTCTGACTATATATGCATGGGTGTCTTGGCTATTAAAAACACTTAGAGAAACACTCAAATCTGGtaccgagagagagaaaaatcttTAACGGAAAAGGAGGAAATATTATTGAAAGCGAAAAAATTCATCATCTGGGAAGAAGGAAAACACCCATCAAGAGTATAGCTCTTCCCTTCCACCGACGCATTAGgatgatgaaaagtgaaaaccctAGGGTGCGGGAggggaagaagagagaaggcgtctagagtttttttttttttttttctttccttgagAGAGAGTGGAATTTGCTAACTAATGAAAGCAACAATGGGTGCTTGTGTTTGAATGTGCCAAAAATTGGTTTACTTTTTAACCAATCATCACaggacatatatatatatatagccaatTATATATTGtctgtcttttcttttttgccaaatCGCATGAACAGTGTAGCAGGCATGTATTCAAGTCCAAGCTTTGATTGTGGAATTCGGGACCATATCCTGTCAAATGTTGTACTGCTAAGAACATTTCCGGAGGTTTTGCCATTTCAGTAGCGCTAAGTTCATATATGTTTTAGCATGTTGTCAGAAACGAATATGAGCTATAACTAATCGATTTTTGGACTATCAAAtttcttaataatatttttgccgtttcacaaaaaaaactaatcaattTTTGCTCAATGCTGCAAATATAATTTCATCAGTTTCCTCTCGTGACTTAGGATGAAAGAtatcgattgccttgtgattttctcatttttatttgttagacgattagtttggttttgtctaaaatctttgtaatgatctccgttttgtaagtgtCGCTcggcgtttatcaatacaattttctcacttttgacaaaaaaaaattatatatatatatatagacacacacacacacaaccgaATCTAATCCTTTTCTTCATCGATTTATTTTCGAAGCTTCTCCCTGTAAAAGACTTTTATCCGTAAAAGAAAATGCCTTACACATTCAATTTTATGCCAATTGATACTGATAAAAGAATTCATAAGATGAAATTCCAATACTTAATATCTTTCTCAACAAGAACTCTACGAAACTTACCATTTATggagaattgaagaaaaggttAATTAAGAAAGAAGTATCGTGACAAAATTATTAACATACATGATAAAAATTTTGTTAGGTTTTGCGGTCGGTCCTTC
The sequence above is drawn from the Rhododendron vialii isolate Sample 1 chromosome 6a, ASM3025357v1 genome and encodes:
- the LOC131329962 gene encoding HVA22-like protein f, with the translated sequence MGVLGAMARNLDALVGPGLMLLYPLYASMRAIESPTTLDDQQWLTYWVLYSLITLFELSCWQVLQWLPFWPYVKLVFCMWLVLPFFNGAAYIYANIVRKYIKVGSHVSSNHPESQRKVLQMMSLDARKSVEKYIEKYGEDAFDRVVKAAEKEAKKH